The following is a genomic window from Chloroflexota bacterium.
TTTCGCTATGCCGGCGGACCGGTACAACGGTACGTGGATTCGGGGTGTCCTTGGATGCTAAAGGCGGAAGAATCCGGCGGCGGGGCCTTGCGCAATCTCGGCGTGCACTACGCTGATCTTTTCTCTTGGTTCACCGGCAGCCGTGAGGTACGCATTGGGTCCGTCCAACTGCAGCGCATTACGCCGGGGGTCCCGGTTGAAGAGTACGCCAACGTCACATTCTGCGGCGATGACAATGCTTTTGCAGTGGTTGAGGTAGCATATACGTACCCGGCGGATGCCGCAGACGTGGTGTGGAACGTGAGCGACGGATCAACTTACGTTACCTATCGCGACGGCGCTACCAGCATCGTTACAGACAAAGGTATTGAGGAGCACGGCGGCCACTCTGTACCTGGACTTTACCAGGATTTTGTGAAGAGTACGCTGCAGGCGTACCGTGAAGGACATGCACCTCTGGCTAGTCTTGAAGACATGCATCGCGCTATGGTGCTGGTGGATGCCTGCTATGCTCTTGCGGCAAGGTAAGCCTAATTCGCGGCAAGTTGCTTGGGCGACATCTCTGCTAATAGTCAAGAGCGTCTAGCGTCCTTACGGGAATCCTCAACCGGAAAACGTGCGAGGGTGAAATCGGTGAACGTTCACGTGCGAGTGTGACTGCGCACACAGCTTGCGATCTCTTGTGAGGGGAGAGTATTGCGCGGGCTTGGAAGAAAGGTGCCCTATGGAAGCTCGAACAATTCTTATCGGGAGTGCAACTGCCCGGACAGGTGAAGCCGTAATCTCGGCATTTCTCGATGCCGGTTACCAGGTGGCCACGACGGCACGCAATCGTGACCGCCTGCAGGCTGCGCTGAGCCGGATTCCACATGGGGATACGGTGCTGGGAATAGAGGCGGATCTCGCAGAGGCGGATCAAGCCATTTCCGCAGTAGAGCAGACCTGCGCCGCGTTTGGGCACTTGGATGCGGCGACGCTCCTCTCCGGCAGCTTCGATCAACGCGAGGTAACAGAGACGACCTTGGCGGACTTGCAACATCAGATCGAGGCGAACCTCTACACGAGCTACAATCTTGTGCGCGCGGTTCTGCCGGCGATGCTGGCGCAGGGGCATGGGCATATCATCACGATTGCCGGGGGCAGCGCCTTTGATCCGGCCCCGGGACGCGCGCTATTCGGCGCGAGCAAGGCCGCGGTGGTCACGTTCACCAAAGGTGTGGCGCGCGACTACAAGCAGCGCGGCATTGTACCCACGTGCCTTGTGGCGGGCACGATCGCAACCGTGGAGGCGGAACAATACCTCGATGAAGAAGACATGCGCAACGCCGTGAGCCTCGACGAATTTGCCAACGCCTTGGTGTTTCTTGCTTCACCGGAGGCCACCGGCTTCGCGGGCAGCATTCTGGAACTCTACGCGCGGGAGGTAGACTAGCCCAACATTGCCGGGTCGCGCTTGCGGTTGTTACTATGGTCCATAGAGGCACGACAAAGATCGGAGCCAGGAGAAAAAATTCATGGCTATTGTTGCTGAAGACGTAATTCGAGAAGGCCTAAAGGAAGTCATCGATCCTGAACTGGGCGTCAACATTGTTGATTTGGGGTTAATCTACGAGAT
Proteins encoded in this region:
- a CDS encoding SDR family NAD(P)-dependent oxidoreductase, coding for MEARTILIGSATARTGEAVISAFLDAGYQVATTARNRDRLQAALSRIPHGDTVLGIEADLAEADQAISAVEQTCAAFGHLDAATLLSGSFDQREVTETTLADLQHQIEANLYTSYNLVRAVLPAMLAQGHGHIITIAGGSAFDPAPGRALFGASKAAVVTFTKGVARDYKQRGIVPTCLVAGTIATVEAEQYLDEEDMRNAVSLDEFANALVFLASPEATGFAGSILELYAREVD
- a CDS encoding Gfo/Idh/MocA family oxidoreductase, with protein sequence MRIAILEISHWHVPLYLPAFDALGISPVAVSDEQPGYAERFSRQYAGCTPYTDYVELLEREKPDFVFSFGRYRLQPEIATQLIERHIPFVIEKPLGTDASQFERLIALAKQNDVFVAIPLTNRAAPFSQAVKELRDNGRMGQIQHAHFRYAGGPVQRYVDSGCPWMLKAEESGGGALRNLGVHYADLFSWFTGSREVRIGSVQLQRITPGVPVEEYANVTFCGDDNAFAVVEVAYTYPADAADVVWNVSDGSTYVTYRDGATSIVTDKGIEEHGGHSVPGLYQDFVKSTLQAYREGHAPLASLEDMHRAMVLVDACYALAAR